The segment ACGCGGCTGTATGGCCGGACCGCGCGCCTACTTTGCTTCCCGTAAGCGCCTCCGTGCCAGAGCCGGATGAAGATGAGAGAATCTACGCCGACCGTCAGTGTGGTTATCCCTACGCATAACCGCAGCGCCGCGCTGGGGCGAACCCTCGACGCCCTGGCGACTCAAACCTACCGGCTCAACCTCATAGAGGTTCTCGTGGTGGCCGATGGCTGTTCGGACGACACCGGAAAAGTGCTCGGTCGCTACAGCCCGCCTTTTAAGCTTCGCGTCGTCGAGCAGGAGGGGCAGGGTCCCGCCGTCGCCCGCAACCACGGCGCAACGTTGGCTACGGGGCGTCTGCTCGTCTTCCTCGACGACGATATTCAAGCGGCGCCACAGTTGATCGAGACCCATGTCCGCGCTCACCAAAAACAACCAGGCCAGGTGGTGATCGGCTATCTACCGCCGGTCCTTCAGGTGCAAACCGGCTTCTTCCGCCTCTCGCTCCGGGCCTGGTGGGAGAACAAGTTCACCATGATGAGCGAGCCCGGCCACCGTTATACCTTCCGCGATCTGCTGAGCGGCAACTTCTCGCTCGAAGCGGAGATGTTCGCCGCGATCGGCGGATTCGATCCCGCGCTTTACTGCCATGAGGACTACGAGCTTGGCATCCGCTTGATCAAAGCCGGCGCGTCTCTGACTTTTGCGCCCGAGGCACTAGGCTATCACTACGAGATAACCCAGATGAGCCGTTCATTCAGGCGCAAGTACGACGAAGGACGCGCCGACGTGCTGATAGGCCGCCGCCACCCGGAGCTGCGACCGGCGCTTCCCCTGGCCCGCGCCGGCTCATGGTCCAGGTTGAACTACGTTCTGCGCGCGGCCGCGTTCGCGTGGCCGGCGTCCGAGAGCTTGTTCGCCGCCGGTTCCGGCTTTGCCCTCAGGATATTTGAGCGATTGCGGATGCGCGATCTCTGGCGAAGACTTTTGGACAACATGCTCGACTATTGGTACTGGCGCGGCGTCGCGAAAGAAATCGGCACCGAGCGGGCGCTGGCCGACTTTCTCCACAGCGCTCCGTCGCGAACCGATGGCGATGGTTCCGAGATCGAGATCGACCTCCGCGACGGTTTAGAGGCGGCGGAGCGGCG is part of the Candidatus Binatia bacterium genome and harbors:
- a CDS encoding glycosyltransferase: MRESTPTVSVVIPTHNRSAALGRTLDALATQTYRLNLIEVLVVADGCSDDTGKVLGRYSPPFKLRVVEQEGQGPAVARNHGATLATGRLLVFLDDDIQAAPQLIETHVRAHQKQPGQVVIGYLPPVLQVQTGFFRLSLRAWWENKFTMMSEPGHRYTFRDLLSGNFSLEAEMFAAIGGFDPALYCHEDYELGIRLIKAGASLTFAPEALGYHYEITQMSRSFRRKYDEGRADVLIGRRHPELRPALPLARAGSWSRLNYVLRAAAFAWPASESLFAAGSGFALRIFERLRMRDLWRRLLDNMLDYWYWRGVAKEIGTERALADFLHSAPSRTDGDGSEIEIDLRDGLEAAERRLSEERPASVRIRYGRQAVGRIPPRLDAERLSGAHLRAILATTMAWPLLNALTLEKATGRDTAQFWPFADSLCRSSESVYADESIGS